A segment of the Rhizoctonia solani chromosome 12, complete sequence genome:
AATGGTCACATTGTCCTCCAGTCCTGTTATTGCCCAAGGTGTCAAACCTATGCATACAACCACGTGATATTATTTACCAGCCTCGAATCGAAGTACCTGCCATTCTGGACTTGATGTAGCTTAATTCGTTGTGATTATGATTGATCGGCTCCCGCCCTGATCCACAACGTCAGCCAACTCAAATTCAAGTCTACGTCTACGAAAACCACCACAATGGAAAAGCGAATTTAACCCTCGGTCTCCCTTTCAATTCAACAAAACCAGACACGACACGTTTTTTCACCTGGTATCTTGGCTTACACAACCAGTGTCTAAAAACTCCCATCATTACCTAAAAGGTGGCCATCTCGTGGCAACGGATGGTCGAGCTAGAGTTGTAGCTAGGCTCAAACAAAGAGGTACGATGGTCAAATTGTAGCCAAGTGCAGTGGCAGAGGTGATTGTTGACTGGGTGCGATTGCACAAATGTAAAACTCACATTCGTTTTTACAACTTTTCAGCCATACTCCCAGAGCTCTGAAGGCTTGAGGGCACAACTTCTCCCACCCTCGACACGTTGATAAGAGCAACTTAAAATGATGTGAATCTTGCACTCTATGATCCCATGGGGGTCCGTTAGTCACTCGCGAACACAACTGGTGTCTCCAGCCTGATCGGCAAGCGAAGGACGATCGAAGAGAATCCTCGTTCAGAGGCTTGTGGTTCCGGCGGCGCGACTGCTAGTGTGAGATATATATATTATGTTGAACTCGCATAACACATAAGGAGAGCCACATGAGCGCTCTAGAAATAGCCACATTTTGAGCCATAGAGCGTCTTCATAACCGCTTTTTCAGCATACAGTCCCCTTGAGCAATGCGTACGCTCATCGACGACATCACTGACCACAACTACTCAACCCAGATTCGTGAACAATAAGGGCTTATACTCACAAGATGCCCAGAACTCCAGATAGCCAGAGCACACGTATTTTCGGCAtccttcctcgtcttctcGCACCTCTGAAACACATAATGCTTTTCCCCCATGACTAGGATAGCTTCAGCGTCGAGCTCTACTCAGAACGCTGGGATTACACATACTGATTGGCGTGACGATCCACAATGGCTTATGGGGGTGCCCACGTTGCTCAGCGTCATAAATGATAGGTATCTTCCGCGTATGAGCAAGATTGTTGACCATACGGAGCGCCGCCCTATCACCCTCTTCAGGGTCAAGTGGAGGCGGTTGCCTTTGCGGACGGGTCAAGAATTGTGTGGCCATGTGAGATTTTAGTGAAAAATGTTTTGGTGGGGGTATGTTGGTAGCTATCAGGCTCGAGTCCGGCTGGGACGATACTTAAACTGAATATTGGAGAAAACAACACCAAATGCATACCCTGCTCATCCTTTTCACTCTCATACCGCCCATGTCCCTCCGCTGCGCCGTGATGTGTTTGGTTTGGATGGGTGGCGTTGGGTTATTGATCAGGTCAGGGTTCCTTGAGAACTGTTTGAAGTTTTCCGTTTCTCAGACCCCAGCTATAAATGTGCACGCACCTTATATCGTTGAGCCAAAGTTATTTTGCCTTCAATTTATGATGGTACTCGAGATACAATGTTAGATTCTACAAGATACAATTACAGCAGACAGAAACACGGGGGTGCACAGGTTTAAATGAAACCAGATAAACATATTCATCTCGAAGCAACATTTCTCTATACCATCTCTTCTGTGGTACTAGACTCACCTATCTGTGATAATACTGGTGACTACATGCGTACTTTTCGCTGTGGTAGAAAGCGTGGTTATGGCTGCCGCCTTTAAGACCTTTCGTCTGATGTTTATCCGATGCAAAGAGAATTCGAGATTGAGACTGGCCCAGGTGTACCTCTCCGTGCATTTCCAAATAACGAGAAAGGTATCTCGTGCTTCCATTGCCTGGCTCGATACGGGACGTAATCGGGTGGCGGTTCAGGCCGCATATCACATAGTTTTGGCGTTGTTTGTGTTTTCGCCCCCCGCCAATAATATTTGGACACTCCCGGGTGAACGAAAAAAGGCTCGAAAACAGTGTCTCTTCCCCTTTCAGAAATTGGGGTCTCCCCGTATTTTATTACTCAAATGCACTGTTTACTTGAATTGAACATGCCCTTGTTTCCCATGGAGTGGTTACTCACGCTCCAAAGTGACTCTCAGACTTTTGACCAATTCCTGGCGGTCTACCGATTTGTTTACCCCCCACACTGGTGCCAACACAAAATTTCTTACGCCTTGTGTGCGTGGAACTTCCATGAACACGCTCCGGGTATTACCCGGCATACGTAAATAACGAGATAAACAATATGTACACCGAACGACAGACCGGAAGTTATTATTTCTGTGCGGCCAAATGAACCGCAGGAAAACCCAGTTTACGCGCCGCAGAACTATAATATGTTCTATCAGGAGGCGGAGTCTCAAGTCGAAGATGACTGGAGTAACATATTTTTGAATGGCTTCGGTTCTTCAGCTGTCTCTCTTTGAGGGCTGTACAGCATTGATTTCCTAAGAATATAGTAATACTCATCTTTAGTTCAGTCATATACCGATACTGACGGTCTGGTTGATTTTAATTTTTGAAGCCCCCTACCGTGTCTCTATCGATACTAAAGTTGTCGATAAAGTAGGGTATAAATTCGCCCTGGTGCCTAGGTCAGAAGTAGAAGCACAGCGGTCTCCGCCATATGATTATGAACAATTCCGTAGACCTGTCGAGAATTATTCAACTGAATGAACACTTCAAGCCCTAGCAACAGGCTCAGGTATCAAAAGAAAGAGAGCAGATAAAGGTGGGAGTTTCTATTATTTCatacaaaacaaaacaactGAGAGAGCTGATCTACCAACATTTTAGTTTCCCTTTCAAGTGATTGTTTTATGACTTATCCCGCCCATGGCTAGATTAATCTACGTCTGGATTAAACGGCACTGACATCACTCTTGGAGGTCTGGTGTGGCTGAAACTCCTGTGGTCCGTCTCTGGCTTAACACCCCACTTCGGTAGTATCCAGGGTTCACAATTATAGCATCGTGTCTCTTCGACACAATCATGCCGGGTTTGTGGAAACTCGATTATGATATATCCTGATCCAGAGGATCTTTGCCCCACGAATCCCAACAGTGTTACACTCAGTTTAGTaactctttttttttgttctATGTATTCTAGGATATTCTGGGGCTAAGCTCTTTGGTGCAACCTATCCGGTAGGCGGCTACTTTATCGGGGGTTAAGCTAAAAACTAGATTGGGAACGTTACCATAAGGGCAGGGCAAGTGGTGGACATTACAGGGAGAATTGGGGACAGATGATTGATCCAACGAGACATTATAAACAACCGATGTCGGGGTGGGATGGGGTGAGAAAAGGAAAGAGAGGGAGAAAAATAGAGATAGTTGCGCGAGGGCCGGTGTTAGGTTCGGTAGGATGCGATCACTTGACGAGGTGTTTAGTAACTCATTCGCATTTTAATCCATATTCAATGATAACTAGTGGCCATAAAGCGCACTTCATGTCAACATGGGGTCTAGAGCGGGGTGGTATATTGCTATCCGCTTATCCAAATTGGATGCTCAAATGATGCCCGAGGCCCGATGACAGCTGAGAAAGGGTTCCACTCTTGAATGAATCCATATAAATGTAACTCCTAGGCTATTTGTTTGATAGAAAAGTGCTCAACCGCTAGCCTGTTTGTTTATACTTGTCTCGTATCAGCTTACACGGCCTGATCTCGTTCTTTTCTACCACGCACAAACCTCAGTTAAGCTTGAGTACAGCGGATATAACGAGGGTATCAATGCACATAGTCCTTTACTTCTTAATACCCACCATTAATGGGTTGGGGACTTAATTTCAACCTCTCCCGGCTGGTCTTGCCAGTATCTTTGTTGGAGACACACATCTAACCCGCTAATCTGCAGCAACTGCCTGCCTTACATACTAAAGAGAATACTCCCTAAACACAACCCACGCGAACCTCGCACTGCAAGCACAGAAACTTGGACTATTTTATCAGAAGTATCGCCTAATACTGAGTCATATTTACAAAATCCTTGTTGGTCAGGATGATTTCTCCTCCAGTATGATGTAATCTGTGCTGATATGCCGCGGCGGTCTCCAGCCCCTTCGTCTGTGCGCTCAAATATTGCATTTGAAAAAGAACAAAGCCCTGATCTTCTGTCACGTGGGCTGATCCCTGATAATTCCCATAAAAATTTTAAAAGCTCGCATTCTGTCCTTGCCATGCAAATCTCAGCAAGCACCAGAGCCACTGGAAAGTCCCTTCGTCCGACTCGATTCATCCTGTGCTGCAATTACAACCAAGCTCGTACATTTGTTCAGAGCTCCGTGTTGAGGGATGAAAGCGCAAGCAGCGAGGAGGGTGCTTTCAAGAAAGGCAAACCAGCCAAGGTAGATCCTCAGGCCGTGGAGGGCTGGTTCCGAGGTGAAGGTCTCCCCTATCTAAATCCTACCCCCGGGAAACCAAATTGGCTAGGTGGCAATATTGTGTGTCCATTTCCTCATCCTAGCTATTCTGACTAAATCTTGAGAGAGCCTTACCCAGATAATCCCACCTTCAAACCTCCGCCACCATTGTCAGATGTTGTGAAGACATCCATATATGATCGATACCTCAAGTCACCTCAGCTAGCAGCATCTAATTCAGGTATTGGATCACCTATAGTCTATTCACTTCGGCATCTGACCTTGGCCTAGAATCCCACAACCAAACAGTCCGAACTCTCAGTGAACAATTCGGTGTTTCGATTGCTCGTATCGAGGCCATCGTTCGCCTGAAAAACTATGAAAGACAATATCAAAAGGTGTGTTGTACTCCACCTGTATTCATTCATGAAGAGCATAAATCGATTAGTCTTGAAGACTTCAATATGGTTAAACTTTATTATTTTGCTGAATCCATCTGCTTTATGGCCTTCGTTATTTGACATGTACTGACACATGTCTCGGCTCCAGGTAATGAAATTTCTGCTGTGATCCAGTAGGATTAGACGAACCAACTGCTGTTCGAGTCGCTCGATGAGAACCAAACATCTTATCTACATTGCATGATCTTTTACCCATCGCCCGCACGTTGTCTGGCATTTTCTAACAATTTTTTCAGGTAAATCGAACGCCACATCACTTCCGACATGATTAGAGAATATTTCTGTTCTTCGAGTCCTCGATGAGAATCCAAATCTTATCTACATTGCATGATATTTCTGAATCTTCGTATTGCTCTTCGTATTGGATAGCTAACGTTTATTATGTCTAGGTAACTGTCCACATTAGTAGTGCCATCCGTGAGTCCGTTTTTCATTCGATCTCCTCTCTGATGCAACCATTCTCGTCATACCATACATCCTGGTGAATCTATCCTTAAAATGACATGCAAGGCTTTCTGATCAAAAAATTATTTCTATTCAAGTGTGATGGACAATTACTAACCACCCACTTTCTCTCCACAGCGATGATTGACTTTGGATTTCTTGAATCTTCGGGATAAAATCAGGTGAGGCAAATTCAATCAGACACTTCATTTCTCTGTACCAACGATGATGAACAACACATGACAACAATTTCACGCAAGACAAAACTTCCGTGGTTACATTTTCTTCACTTCCTGACCCTCTCCTACCCGATTATGAGTTATGTATATTTGATACTGATGGCATATATTTTCAGGACGTAAGTAACTGCGCGTTACTTCACAAACTGCCCTTGGGCATCGTACTTGATGAGACAATCACATCATTAGCGAATTGTAACGACAGGCCTCTGCCACTGGTTATTCCATATTTCAACCCCATCTGACGCTCTCGTAAAATTCATCAGCTCCTGGCATTAGCTAACTATTATTACTTCGCTTAGGGCAAGAAACTTCAACATGCTTTTCAGCGAGGAATGGAATCTTATTTGGGCGTTCACCCAGAGATAGATCGAGCCATTGTATCGGACTCTAGAGTCGACCCCTTAGAAATCAATGTTACAAGGCAGCGAACAGCCGATGTCGATAACGAAATATCTGGCACTGCTAATAGAGACCAGCAGAGAGGCGGTGCGGCCCGTAGGGTTTGGTGGGAGATGGTGGAAGATGCTCCAGACTCGGTATGGTCTCCTAACCTGAAGATTATGATAATTTTCTAATAGTTGAATAGCAACCTGTCGTACCCGGAATCGTTGCCAAAGGCTTGGAGAGCTATCGTAACAAACTCTCGGAAGATCAAAAGGCACATGCGGGGATATCCTTGCATGTCGACGGTCCGAACCCCCTGCAGGAAAGCCTCGAACCGTATTCACTTTCGTTGACACGGGTGCTCGGGGCCCCGCCAAAAAAGCTCGCGCTGATCACATTCCGTTCATCTTTTTCTCTGTCATTGCTTGCATGTAAATTTCTTTTCAAATTCTAATCGTGAAGCACACATCCCCGCATCCCTCCACGTCGTCAAATTACACTGCCTTGCAGGAAGGAATCCGCGAGGTCTACAACATAGGTAACATCCTATCAGTCAGAGACTTCACAAGAAAAAAAGAGCCCTTACAGAATCTAGATAAATTCGACGTATATATCTACTTCAGTGGTGATGCCATAGCTTTCGAGCGTTGCGTCATCATCGCCCAGGTTTTTTCCCTCCCACACCAACCTGGCAACAGGTCAGAGTTTTCCCATAACCCTCCAGAAAAGCAGGAGACAATACGTACCTTTGGTTATTGGGAGGAATTGCACCGTCTTCGAATACCTTTCTCTTGATCTCAAGTATCGTAGTTTGGGAAGTTACGGGCACATATAGGGGGCCAGCGGTAGACCGAATTATACGAACATTGAAAGGAGCTGCGAGAACCATGTTCCAGGGTTAGTGTTGATAGATGTCCAATGGTGGTTGTTCAGCTCTAGGGGATAGAGGATGTTTGCACGTACCAGCGCCCTGATTGGTAATCGAGACATTGATGATAGCTTTTAATTATCAAAGAACAAACCGTTTAACTGATGAGCGAACCttggaacttgaagatcCCATATCTAAAAAAAGTGGATGAACGAGGATCGTTTATTGAAAGCGGAAAACCATATAGTTTGGCATACTGCAATGACATCATTCATCACGTGTATCAAAAATacgaatgtatgcgtgttTCTCTTTGACGCTAATTCGGGTCAAGCGTTCAGCCTGGCTTGAAAGTGCGCGCGAGCCATAGGCAAAAAGGCGCTGCCAAATCTAACGCATAGTACCTGTCAGCCTTCCCACTTCTGTATCTACATGAACCTACTTTTCCACAGCAATGCACACGAAATGCCCAACTATATATATACCAGGATCTGAAACATGTGAATTCACAACCTGGAGATCCTTGCCAAGCACACAGTGACTGGAGCCCCACTTTGGATAGTGAGTGATTGAACAAGCCGGAAATAGTACGGGGCGGTGAGTCGAGATCCGGTGCCGATCCTTGTGCGGTCTAGTTCAAAAACTAGGAATTGTTTATGATTCTTGGATTTCCCACACAATAAAGAGGATGAAAAACATGTGACATTGGTTTATAACAAGGCTTTGAGGCTGAACCTACGTACAATTAACTATTTTGAGCCTACGAGCAGTTGTCCATGGCAATTGCAATATAAACGCCGAGGGTGTTTCAAACAAACAATGCCCATTCAAGTCACCCTGCCACGGCTAGACGCATCAGCCGTGTAGTGGCTGCTCCCGAAATATTGTCGGTGCAAAAGACACGTGCGTCATCCGGGGGTAGATCCATGTCAATGAATTCAACAAAAAggccttcttgttcttcGCCTAGTTAGGCAGAATTCTCAATCAAAATAAACGACTGGCGGGCTTACCCGCGCTAGATAAAAATTCCGAGAATGTTTGCTCCCGACGAAGGGTGAGAGCGATGTACGCACTCCTGGGAGAGCCGAGCTGAAATGGTTGTTGGCTATTCGCTCCGCCGTGCAAGTCTCGCTCAGCCGGAAACGGCCGTTCCAACGCGAGACGCAAGGTACGCGTGAGTGGTGCGATGATCGACGGGTCATAGACCTACAAATCACAATGGTTGCACACTTGTTCCTGTAGTCGAGGTTAATGTGAAAAACGAAACACTCACCACATCAGCAGCTAGTACGACGTCTGCGTCAATTTCTTCCAAAAGCGAAAGCACGAATGGTTCTCGATTGGGATTGACAGAGTCTTCCCAGTCAAGTGCCCTTACATGAACGTTAGGATTGTCGGCAAGCATGTCTTTTGAGGATTGGTTAACGTCCCTTCTTTTTGAAAAGCAAGTGCTACTAATCAAGCCAGACTCAACTACAAGGAAGCCGAACGTTGAGCCCACATCTCGCCAAAACATCGTCATCTACGTCTGTCATGTATATGCAGGAGCTTTGTTCTACAACGGTCGGCCGACtgagttgttgtagggtcGCAACCAATAGCCCAAGAAGACCAACACCGCTCCCAAGCTCAAGAACTCGTGCTGACGATACGATATCTGATGGAAGTGTCAGAGCAATAGGTAATGAGTCTAACGCCTCACACCGGGATCAGGAGAACTGCCATGTGGCGCGTTTCCACCTTGAATGCGTACACTCACGATGATTTTGCAGGATCCACTCTGACAGATCGAGACTGGCACGCCATGTCCTTAAACCTGTTGTTCCACGCTCGATTGTGGTACGGGATTCTTGAATTGTTAGAGGCCGATGGTCTTGACTGAAGTTATCGATACCCGATGATCGATGCCATGCCTGCGCGGAAGTTGTCCAGGATTGAGGCCGGGGAATTAGGTACGTGAGGTACGAAGCTTCGGGAGGACCTTGCCTGGGCATCGGCGGCAGAGACCAGTTCGGGCAACCATGTGTCAGATTAGGCATGTAGGGCGCTCACCTGACCGGGGTGTTAAGCATGCAGATCAAACGCTCGTATATCTCCCCTTCGACTTCCTGATGACAGGTGCCACTTTGGGTATAGGTTGAGATATGAATACTTACTCACCACGCCATTGCTTTCCAAGGCAGTAATTATATTTTTCCAAAATTTCCTTTGGTAGTCCGTAGCTGGGGGATCttcgaaaaaaaaaatcggTCGGATAGTGAGCACGATACAGGGCGTTGAGCACTTGCATGCAATAACATGGCGATTTGTTATTAACTGATTGATTAGAACTTGCTGTGACTGCGCATCATGGATACGCTCGGAGATAAGTGCCGGTGGTAATGGCTGCAGCGTAAGATACAACGCCACGATCTGGTGAATGTTATAAACTTTCATCTAAGGTTCTGTGTCTAGGTTAAGTTCGCTATCGCGATTGGAATTGGTCCTTAAGTCAGAATACAAGTTCCCAATGGGTTACCTTTCGGCCGTGCAATACAGTCGGAGAGCGGAGAGGGTGGTGGCGTCGGCACCGGCAGGTCAGAGTAGTACTGGTGCGCCCGTGTAGAACCCAAGCGATCAACAAGCATAACCCGGCGGTAAAATAAATTGAAATTGGGTTGGAAACCGCAAGGTGTGGTGCTATGACGGAATTTCAAACCTTGAGTATGATTGGTCGGGGCTCAAAATCCTTCCGAAGTTCCAAGCTTTCCTGAAAATGGACCCAATTCATGCAGCAGATCATAATAACGTTTGTAAGGACAAATTTTATTTGAGATAATAATTATCTAGCTGTTGTGGGGTGATCCACTGGTAGAAATCAGGTCGCCATCGACCTGAGTGGGGCGATTTTGGGACATATGTGGTTTGGATTGATTGCAGGGGTCGAAACTGTTGTGTTTGTGGCGACCGCGCTTCCGGCGACTCGGCAACCATGGATCAACGCTAGGTCCCTCACAAACAGGCTCCGACTGTTTCTACTCGATTTTAATTTATAGAGAGGGTGAATACCAAGCATTTTACCCCACCCCTCGCCATCTGTCTCATCCACATCCCCCCTGGGCCTGCGTAGGTATCCTCCGCCCATCCTCGGTAATTACATCACTCTCGATACCTTGCCGTTGATATCTGCGATGACATGGCCAACATTCCACACTGAGGAGCCCATTAAAGAATTGGTGGTCAAAGATGCAGATATGAAGTTGGCAACTTTGGCTTTTGGCTGGACAGTGAGTCTACTACACCATCGATCAATGATTCCCCACACTTACCTATGGTTCTTCAACGAAGCTTGGGTTCAGTTATTTCGTTACTTGGCACGCCATCAGACAAACAAAGCGTCTGAATGCATTCACTGTTATGGTCTGGGGGGAGATTCTTGTGTGAGTCTACTAGGCGCTTGCAGGTGGGGGGGGGCTAATTCTTTGTCTCTCTCTCGCAGTTGTGCAATCTTCGCTATAATTTGTTGGCTCTATCTTTGCGGTGTAATCAAGTACTCGTTCTGGTTTTATTTTACGATTTTAACGTAAGTTTTCATCGTCCAGGTTACTGACTGCGGCTGACTAGAGCTATTTGCCTTTTCAGCACATGGGCACTTCAGGTGCAATTTCTACTTCAAATCATTGTGAATAGGATCTGCATTCTTCTTTCAACACCCGAACAAAGGGTACTTAATAGTATACCCATATACGAACGTGACATTAACCACACACTTTCTAGTTTTGGCTCAAGTTTACAATCGCAGTTTGGATCACAGCCATCAACATAAGCGTCTACTGCATTTGGGTTCCCGCCAAGCTTCAGATTTCCCAACGGTATCATGATATTAATGTATGGTGGGACCGCACCGAAGTGAGTTTGCGTATGGAGTATTCGATCGACCTTCTGATTCCATGGCCATCTGACAGAAATGCCTATATTTGGTTACCGATGCCATCCTCAACTACATGTTTATTCGATCGATCAAACAGAGGCTTCTGAAAGTCGGGGTAAGCACGGTAGTTGCCGCTGGATGTACGTAGTGTTTAATTAAGGCATTAGCTCAAGAAGTACGACAAGCTCGTAAAGTTCAATGAAAAAATCATTGCTGTGTCACTTGCAATGGATGTTTTGATCATTACAATGATGAGCCACCCAAACGACTTCGTATAGTGAGTTAAACCCTCATCACGTTTGTTTTACGTCGGTACTGAACCACGCGTCGTGTTTTAGCATGCAATTCCACCCTGTCGCTTATATGGTCAAGGTAAATCACACCTTTTGCTATTGCCCACAGGCACCCGATCTAATCCCGTTTCAGCTGGAGATCGAAATGTGCATGTCGAAGTTGATGATCAAGGTCGCAACCGGCACTGGTATCATGGTCTATGTGAGTGAATAGGATCGAACTCTAGTAGCCGCGATTTAACTGATCACTAATTATAGGAGGGCGAAGCTCTGGATCCTTCAACTTCTAAATCCAGCAAAGAACGTGGAGAACAAAATACCAACCAGTTTGTACGAACGGGGCAGTCGGTTAACATCCAGGTCGCCACACATACGGTCACACATACCGATCAATCTGAAAATGGCCGAGTGAACAACGACGTTGGTTAGTGGGTTTAATTGGACCAAGTGTGAAATTTGGACATCTGACATATTGATTTTCGTGCGCATATATAGAGCCAGGTGTAGATCGTCAGGCACATCGTATGTCGGTAACTCGGGCGCCTGCTGTAAACCGACATCCAACTATCAATTGGACGGATCGTAATCGCTCTGAACCCATTGAATTAGAAGTATATAGTCCCGATTCAAAGAACCGGGATTACGATTCGGACGACCGAAGCAACACCTCCAAACGCCCTCGTTCTTGGATAGAGGAGCCTTCTTATACGCCGAGCTCTGGTAAACAATTATCTGGATCGACAATCACCATCAAAGATCCGGATGTTGATATCGAGCGAGGAGATACTGGCTCGGACGAGGATGATATAGAGCCAACTGGGGGTGTCACTATGACTTATTTGGGTGCTTTCCCAAATCTTAATAAGACCTGACGTTATACCTCGTTACGGTACATTGTTATTTTTTTCTATCCTTTTCTTTCACTCTCACTTTCTCTCGTCATATTGCTCTTTTTGGGACTTTGTGGTTACTTGTTTTACTACAACTTTCTTGCTTTCGACCTGTACGCTTTGAAACCATATGACTACTAGGGTGCTCTCTACGTGCATACATGTACACATATAATTACACACTGATTCAAATGTCATCGCACCGGCGCTCTCTAGGAAACAAATCGGAAAGGAGGCGTGTGTCCAGCTTGTGCACTCCCGATGCGTATCGGAGATCACCAGATGATCGGTCCATGCGAGCTAAAGCTGTACATACATGTGTAGGAGTCAGAGCGATGATCGGGTCGGAGCTTGTAAGTCTGAAATGAACAAAACGTGGATCGATTGGCTTTACGAGATTAACAgaggggaggaggaagaaggcagACAAGGCGATTATAGGAAAATTACTAGTAATAGTAAGGACGATCTAAGGGTCTTTCAGTCAAGTGGTGGGGGCTCCACCGGTGACAGTATTATTCACTACGTATATGCGAGTCAGACACTGTGAATCTCGGTTAGATTAAAAAAGATCGCTTACACAGTGACCAGAGTGGCCAATACGTTCGCTCGCTTGGTTTTTTGCTACCCGGACGTTCGAACCAACGCCTTGGTACTCGGGATGAAGAACTCCATTGACTGTGGATATCAGTTAGTGCAATGATGGGGGGTGTATGCGGCAGCATACGTACTGGAAGGGATTGCAGTAAAGGTGAGGGCATGAGGGGGGCCCGATTCATAGATACGGAAATCAATGTGGATCCTTTTTCGGTCGGCCCATTCCTGCACGACGCTGGACCAGGTGTGA
Coding sequences within it:
- a CDS encoding ubiquitin family protein — its product is MVLAAPFNVRIIRSTAGPLYVPVTSQTTILEIKRKVFEDGAIPPNNQRLVWEGKNLGDDDATLESYGITTEVDIYVEFI
- a CDS encoding methyltransferase domain protein; translation: MPRQGPPEASYLTYLIPRPQSWTTSAQAWHRSSGIDNFSQDHRPLTIQESRTTIERGTTGLRTWRASLDLSEWILQNHHIVSSARVLELGSGVGLLGLLVATLQQLSRPTVVEQSSCIYMTDVDDDVLARCGLNVRLPYMLADNPNVHVRALDWEDSVNPNREPFVLSLLEEIDADVVLAADVVYDPSIIAPLTRTLRLALERPFPAERDLHGGANSQQPFQLGSPRSAYIALTLRREQTFSEFLSSAGEEQEGLFVEFIDMDLPPDDARVFCTDNISGAATTRLMRLAVAG
- a CDS encoding double-stranded RNA-binding motif protein; the encoded protein is MTDSEFNRRPGGYRFPAFTSPAHTWSSVVQEWADRKRIHIDFRIYESGPPHALTFTAIPSINGVLHPEYQGVGSNVRVAKNQASERIGHSGHCCLTRIYVVNNTVTGGAPTT